The sequence ATGGCAACCAGCAAGCACTACCTGTGCTTCCCATTGAAGAGCGGCCGATTGATGTGTTTTTTGCCGGAAGTGTAGCGCAGGGATTTCCCCGACGTTTCTGGTCGCCATATCGCTGGTTCCCCAGCCCCAAGCGACTGGCACGATTGCGGATGTTGCAAGTGCTTGAAACGCTACAACAGCGCGATCCGGACCTCCAGATCTTTGTCCATACTAACGCTCGGTTTGTACTCAATGCCCTGGAGTATGGCCTGACTAAGCCCGGTGAAGTCCTGGATACTGAGGCGTACTCGCAGACGCTGATGCGCAGCAAAATTTGCCTGGCACCAAGAGGTACCTCAGCTGACACGTTCCGGTTGTTTGAAGGCCTGCGTTACGGGTGCGTGGTCATCTCAGACCGGCTTCCTCGGCGATGGTTTTATCGCGAGGCTCCTGTCATTCAAATAGATGACTGGCAGGAACTGCATACGCTGATTCCCGCTTTGCTCCGCAATACGCAACGGATGCGACAGCTTCAGCAAGAAGCCCTGCGGTGGTGGCAGACCGTTGCTTCGGAGGAGGCTATTGGACGCTGGATGGCCCGGTGCATTCGAAGGCGACTGAGCGAAATCTCGACGGCTTCATCAGAAGCGGTACCGGTATAGGACAATGATTCACCTTGCCTTCATTACCCATAATATTTTTCCAGGCGACGGGCAGGGACGCGTCAACTTTGAGCTGGCCCGCTATTTTCTCTTGCGGGGCGCTACGGTAACGCTCTTTGCCGACAAAGTAGACCGGCGGCTGCTGGACATGGGAGCCTCCTGGGTGCCGGTGCACACCGGTCCGCTGGGCGAAGCCGTCGATCTCTACAAAGTCTGGCGCTTTCGGCAGCAGGTTGACCGCATCCTGGCTACCATGGACCATCTGTTTGATGTGATCATGGGATGCGGCGTGGTCACCTGTTTTCCCCATACGGTCAATGCCGTCCATTTCGTGCATGGCACCTGGCTGCGCTCGCCCTATCATCCGGCGCGCCGCAGCCGGCACCCCCGGGCTCTGTACCAGCGGATCTTTTCGCAGCTTAACGCTGCCTGGGAACAGGAAGCGTTCGTGCAGGCCCGGCAGATTGTGGCCGTCTCGGAGATGGTCCGCGACGAGTTGATCACTATTGGTGTCCCCGCGGAGCGCATAGAGGTGATTGTCAATGGCGTAGATCTGGATGAATTCCATCCCGGGCAGGCCGACCGCAGCCGGTTGGGATTACCTGAAGCGGTGCCGCTGGCCCTGTTTGTCGGCGACATTCGCTCCCCTATTAAAAACCTGGATGGCGTGCTGCATGCCATGAAGCAGGTGCCCGCGCTTCATCTGGCCGTGGCTGGACGGCTGCCCGGCAGTCCCTATCCCGCCCTGGCCGAGCGGCTGGGCATCGCCGAGCGTGTGCATTTTCTGGGATTTCGACGGGATATTGCCTCGTTGATGCGAGCTGTAGATTTTTTCGTCTTACCTTCTCGGCGCGACTCGTGTCCGCTTGTGTTGCTTGAAGCGCTCGCCAGTGGTCTGCCGGTAGTGGTCTCTCGTCTGGTAGGAACAGCCAGCCTGGTCGGTGAAGCAGGCTTTGTCATCGAAAATCCAGAAGACCGGGAGGCGCTGGCCCAAGCGTTGGAAACACTTACTCGGGACGCCGATCTGCGGCGCGTGATGGGACAGAAGGCGCGCGCTATTGCCAGGCAGCATAGCTGGGAGCGCATGGCCTCGCGGTATGCAGCGCTGTTTGAGCGATTGATTGGCAAAGAATTTCCGTTACCTGAACTGTACACGGTGTAGCGATGGCACGTCCCCGCATGCTCTGCATCAGCACAGCCGGTCCCGTAGGACAGGATATCCGGCGCATCCGACGCCTGACGGCGGGATTGCCGGTGGATTGTGCGATCTGGGGACTGGACCGGAGCCGATCGCGAACAGAAAACATGCGGGCAGTCTGGGAACGGCTGCGCCAGGACCGTCCTGATCTGGTGTACCTGGAGGGGACAGGCATTGCTGCTGGGCTGCCGCTCATCCGAGCCGCGCGGACCTGGGGGCAGCGCTACGTGGTATCGTCGGGGGATCCAGTGGGTGGTTTTTTTTACGTAACCAAAGGCCTGCCCTACGGCATGGTGTTCGGTGCGTACGAGCGCTTGCTGTACCGGCACTGTGCCGGATTTATCGGGTGGACGCCCTACTTGACCGGGGTGGCCCTTAAGCTGGGAGCGCCACGGGCGATCACTGTCGAAGGAGGCGTCGATCTGAAGACATTCCGGCCGTATCCAGCGGCGCAGCGTCAAGCGCTCCGTCAGCGCTACGGCATTCCGGCCAACCACCTTGTCTGTGGCGTGGTAGGGAGCCTGAAATGGGTGCCCCGGCAACGCTACTGCTACGGCCTGGAGCTGGTTGAAATGCTGCGTTATCTGCAGCGTGATGATGTAACCGTGCTCATTGTAGGCGATGGTGACGGTCGGTCCCGCCTGGAAGCCCGGGTGCCTGCCAGGCTGCAAGATCGCGTTGTGTTCACCGGGCGCGTTGAAGAAGCTGAAGTAGTTGATCTGCTGAATGTCATGAACATCGGGTTTATCACACAGACGCTGGACGCGCTCGGCCGCTACCGGCTCACGACAAAATTGCCTGAATATCTGGCCACAGGATTACCCATTGCGATGAGTCCGATTCCAGGCTTTTACGACTATGTCTATCCGGCTGGCTGGACGTTGCCTGAAGGACATCCGGCAGATCCGGCTTTCCATCAGAAGCTGGCAGCCTGGCTGGATGCGTTGTCCTGGGAAGAGGTCAGAAAGCGAGCGGCAGAGGCCCCAGCGCTTGCGCAACGGTTTGGCTACGACGTATTGCGGCCGCGTTTTGCCGCCTTTATCAGTGATCTGTTGGGCATTGACCTGGCGGAGCAAGCTGTATCACCGGAAAACGTTCAGCACGGATGCGGATAGCCTGTTATGCGCTGGTAGAGCAGCACGCCGGTAGTGTGGCCTCGGCCAACTATCTGGTGCTGGAAGAGCTGTTGCGGCGCGGGCATCAGGTGGACCTGTTTGCCAAAGCCGATTTTGTGCGCAAACCGGAAGGGTTGGCGCGCTGGCCGAATTTTCACTACAGGGGCGTGCTGCTCAAGGAGCTGCTGGCCCTGCGCGATCGGTGGCGCTCGCTGTTGCGCGGAGGGTTGGAGCGCATCGTGGAAGATTGGATCTATCGCAAGCACCTGGAGGTTATCGCCCGTCGGGTAGCTGTGCAGCATCGGCAGGATCCGTATGACGTCCTGCTGTTTCTGGGCGTGGGCGCTCAGTTTCAGGTAGGAGGCGTGCCGGTAGTCGCCTGGCTGCAGGGACCACCGCAGACTGAATGGCAGGCGATTCGGCGACTTCGGGATCGGCTGATTGAACTTTCGGGCCGAACCCTCTACTGGAAGCTCTGGGCATTTTACCGACATCGGCAACGCACGGCGCGGCGCGAGCTGGCGCGCTGCCAGGCTGTTATCTGCGGGAGCCAGTGGAGCCGTCAGCACGTGATAGCCTTTGGCGTGCCGGCTGAACGGGTCTTTGCCCTGCCCTATCCGTTCGATCTGGAACTGTTCTGTCCCCGTCCGGCAACACCGCCTCGATACCCGGGGCGGCGTACTCTCCTCTGGCTGGGACGGATTGATCCCCGCAAACGGCTCGACCTGATGCTGGACGCTTTCGCATTGCTACTGAAAAAACGCCGCGATGTGCATCTGGAGATTATCGGGCGGTTTACCTATGCGCCCGAGTATCGCCGCCTGATTGAGACCTTTCCCTTTCCGGAACATCTGACCTATGCGCCTGCGATTGCGCGTCTTGAGGTCCCGGAACTGCTGCGGTCGGTGGATGTGGTTGTGCAACCCAGTGAAGATGAAAATTTTGGTTCTACCGTCGCAGAGGCGCTCTGTTGTGGTCGGCCGGTGGTGCTGGGCCCAACCAACGGCACCGGCGAATATTGCGGAGAAGCTGCTTTTCGCTTTGAGCGCTATACGCCAGAGGCCTTGTGCAGGGCGCTGGAGACGGCGCTGCAGGCAGTCGAAACAGATCCAGCGAGGCTGGCGCAGGTAGCCCGGCAGACGGCTGAGCAGCAGTTTGACGTCCGTCGCATAGTGGACCAGCTAGAGGCTATTCTGGCTCGCACCACAGCCCCACAGCCAATGCGGGAGCTGATTCAACAGACTGAGTAGACTCATGGAAGAGCAACAAGGCCGGCTTCCTGATTTTCTGATCATTGGGGCTCAAAAAAGTGCAACGACCTGGCTGGCCCGCTTGCTTCGCCAGCATCCTGGTGTTTACATGCCGGAAAGGGAACTGCATTTTTTTAACTATCCCGGATCGCTTGCGCAGTACCAAGCAGCGTTTCGAGCTGCCCGACCCGATCAATTAATTGGTGAGAAAACCCCGGATTATCTGCATCTGACAGAGCGGCAGATAGCCCGCATTAAGGAGTGGATGCCTTCGGTGCGGCTCATTGTCGTGCTGCGTGACCCGGTGGCGCGTTCCTGGAGCCAGGCTCGCATGGAAGTAGCCGCGGTAAACCGGCGTCCCCTTGCCTGGCGAGATCGCTTCTGGCTAGCATGGCATGTCCATCTATTGCGCAATCGACTGCGTAGCGACTACCGCCGCGCCCTGCAGCGATGGCAACAGTTCTTTCCACGCCAGCAGTTTCTGGTTTTGTTTTATGAGGACTTATACCGGGACCCTGTCTCCTTCATGCATCGCGTGTTCGATTTTTTGGGGTTGTCAGCGTTGCCAGCGCAAACGTTGCATGCACTGGCGAAACGGCGAGTGTGGGAATCACCGGCAGCAGATATGCCAGCCTGGCTACGTTATGCGCTGACCCGGCGTTATTGCGCGCAGACGCAATGGCTAAAACAGCAGGGATATCAGGTGCCGGCGTCATGGCCAAATGCTAGTCTGGTGCAGCAGCTACGCCGCGAGGAGCGAGGGCTCTCCCTGAAAGCAGGGGTACTGACAGGCATGTTAACGGTGCTGTCTTTGCCTGAGCATCTGCTGGTTTATATGGGACGCTGGTTTCCGGCATTGCGTCTGTATCGGCTGTACGATCGCCTCCAGCATTGGCGAATGCACCGCGAAGAACATGAACGTCCTTC comes from Rhodothermus profundi and encodes:
- a CDS encoding glycosyltransferase, whose translation is MARPRMLCISTAGPVGQDIRRIRRLTAGLPVDCAIWGLDRSRSRTENMRAVWERLRQDRPDLVYLEGTGIAAGLPLIRAARTWGQRYVVSSGDPVGGFFYVTKGLPYGMVFGAYERLLYRHCAGFIGWTPYLTGVALKLGAPRAITVEGGVDLKTFRPYPAAQRQALRQRYGIPANHLVCGVVGSLKWVPRQRYCYGLELVEMLRYLQRDDVTVLIVGDGDGRSRLEARVPARLQDRVVFTGRVEEAEVVDLLNVMNIGFITQTLDALGRYRLTTKLPEYLATGLPIAMSPIPGFYDYVYPAGWTLPEGHPADPAFHQKLAAWLDALSWEEVRKRAAEAPALAQRFGYDVLRPRFAAFISDLLGIDLAEQAVSPENVQHGCG
- a CDS encoding glycosyltransferase family 4 protein; this encodes MRIACYALVEQHAGSVASANYLVLEELLRRGHQVDLFAKADFVRKPEGLARWPNFHYRGVLLKELLALRDRWRSLLRGGLERIVEDWIYRKHLEVIARRVAVQHRQDPYDVLLFLGVGAQFQVGGVPVVAWLQGPPQTEWQAIRRLRDRLIELSGRTLYWKLWAFYRHRQRTARRELARCQAVICGSQWSRQHVIAFGVPAERVFALPYPFDLELFCPRPATPPRYPGRRTLLWLGRIDPRKRLDLMLDAFALLLKKRRDVHLEIIGRFTYAPEYRRLIETFPFPEHLTYAPAIARLEVPELLRSVDVVVQPSEDENFGSTVAEALCCGRPVVLGPTNGTGEYCGEAAFRFERYTPEALCRALETALQAVETDPARLAQVARQTAEQQFDVRRIVDQLEAILARTTAPQPMRELIQQTE
- a CDS encoding sulfotransferase family protein produces the protein MEEQQGRLPDFLIIGAQKSATTWLARLLRQHPGVYMPERELHFFNYPGSLAQYQAAFRAARPDQLIGEKTPDYLHLTERQIARIKEWMPSVRLIVVLRDPVARSWSQARMEVAAVNRRPLAWRDRFWLAWHVHLLRNRLRSDYRRALQRWQQFFPRQQFLVLFYEDLYRDPVSFMHRVFDFLGLSALPAQTLHALAKRRVWESPAADMPAWLRYALTRRYCAQTQWLKQQGYQVPASWPNASLVQQLRREERGLSLKAGVLTGMLTVLSLPEHLLVYMGRWFPALRLYRLYDRLQHWRMHREEHERPSTR
- a CDS encoding glycosyltransferase family 4 protein — translated: MIHLAFITHNIFPGDGQGRVNFELARYFLLRGATVTLFADKVDRRLLDMGASWVPVHTGPLGEAVDLYKVWRFRQQVDRILATMDHLFDVIMGCGVVTCFPHTVNAVHFVHGTWLRSPYHPARRSRHPRALYQRIFSQLNAAWEQEAFVQARQIVAVSEMVRDELITIGVPAERIEVIVNGVDLDEFHPGQADRSRLGLPEAVPLALFVGDIRSPIKNLDGVLHAMKQVPALHLAVAGRLPGSPYPALAERLGIAERVHFLGFRRDIASLMRAVDFFVLPSRRDSCPLVLLEALASGLPVVVSRLVGTASLVGEAGFVIENPEDREALAQALETLTRDADLRRVMGQKARAIARQHSWERMASRYAALFERLIGKEFPLPELYTV